The following proteins are co-located in the Streptomyces sp. DT2A-34 genome:
- a CDS encoding SigE family RNA polymerase sigma factor produces the protein MAQGEVLEFEEYVRTRQDALLRSARRLVPDPVDAQDLLQTALVRTYHRWDGIADKRLADAYLRRVMINTRTEWWRARKLEEVPTEQLPDASVDDSTEQHADRALLMDIMKVLAPKQRSVVVLRHWEQMSTEETAAALGMSAGTVKSTLHRALARLREELESRDLDARALEREERERCAA, from the coding sequence ATGGCGCAGGGAGAGGTGCTCGAGTTCGAGGAGTACGTCCGCACCCGGCAGGACGCGCTGCTGCGCAGCGCCCGCCGACTGGTCCCGGACCCGGTGGACGCCCAGGACCTGCTGCAGACGGCGCTGGTGCGGACGTACCACCGCTGGGACGGCATAGCGGACAAGCGGCTCGCGGACGCCTACCTGCGTCGCGTCATGATCAACACGCGCACCGAGTGGTGGCGGGCCCGCAAGCTGGAGGAGGTGCCGACCGAGCAGCTCCCGGACGCCTCGGTCGACGACTCCACCGAGCAGCACGCGGACCGCGCCCTGCTGATGGACATCATGAAGGTGCTGGCACCGAAGCAGCGCAGTGTCGTGGTGCTGCGACACTGGGAGCAGATGTCCACGGAGGAGACGGCCGCCGCCCTCGGCATGTCGGCCGGAACGGTCAAGAGCACGCTGCACCGGGCGCTCGCCCGGCTCCGCGAGGAGCTGGAGAGCCGCGATCTGGACGCACGCGCGCTGGAGCGTGAGGAGCGGGAGCGTTGCGCGGCCTAG
- the cseB gene encoding two-component system response regulator CseB, translated as MADQTHVLFVEDDDVIREATQLALERDGFAVTAMPDGLSGLEAFRADRPDIALLDVMVPGLDGVSLCRRIRDESTVPVIMLSARADSIDVVLGLEAGADDYVTKPFDGAVLVARIRAVLRRFGHAGRDDRADDAGSAATGGVLAFGDLEIDTEGMEVRRGGQPVALTPTEMRLLLEFSSAPGTVLSRDKLLERVWDYGWGGDTRVVDVHVQRLRQKIGQDRIETVRGFGYKLKA; from the coding sequence ATGGCAGACCAGACCCACGTTCTGTTCGTCGAGGACGACGACGTCATCCGCGAGGCCACCCAGCTCGCCCTGGAGCGGGACGGCTTCGCGGTCACCGCCATGCCCGACGGGCTGTCGGGACTGGAGGCGTTCCGGGCGGACCGGCCGGACATCGCGTTGCTGGATGTCATGGTCCCGGGCCTGGACGGCGTCAGCCTGTGCCGCCGTATCCGCGACGAGTCGACCGTGCCAGTGATCATGCTGTCGGCGCGCGCGGACTCGATCGACGTGGTGCTGGGCCTGGAGGCGGGCGCGGACGACTACGTGACCAAGCCGTTCGACGGTGCCGTGCTGGTCGCGCGGATCCGCGCCGTGCTGCGCCGCTTCGGGCATGCCGGCCGCGACGACCGGGCGGACGACGCCGGATCGGCCGCCACCGGCGGGGTGCTGGCCTTCGGCGATCTGGAGATCGACACCGAGGGCATGGAGGTGCGCAGGGGCGGGCAGCCGGTGGCGCTCACGCCGACCGAGATGCGGCTGCTGCTGGAGTTCTCCTCCGCGCCGGGCACGGTGCTGTCGCGGGACAAGCTGCTGGAGCGCGTGTGGGACTACGGCTGGGGCGGGGACACGCGAGTGGTGGACGTCCATGTGCAGCGGCTGCGGCAGAAGATCGGCCAGGACCGCATCGAGACGGTCCGCGGCTTCGGCTACAAGTTGAAGGCCTGA
- the cseC gene encoding two-component system sensor histidine kinase CseC produces MGRGHASGGRPCAAAAAEDRPGPHRDGPRLRLQVEGLSGAGMRGTFRHPAASGAGHAGLTDSADIVGQAVIGRPGAHASRRTGSRVALRTGLRWKLSAAIALVGALVAIVLSLVVHNQARVSMLDSARDLADERVQIAQRSYEQSKRLNFPNATIDDPELPVALREKVEEGRRATYVTDTPSGAPDIWAAVPLNNGHVLSLRTGWTDRSEHILNRLDQAMIIGSVSVVLGGSALGVLIGGQLSRRLRKAAAAANQVASGEPDVRVRDAIGGVVRDETDDLASAVDAMADTLQQRLEAERRVTADIAHELRTPVTGLLTAAELLPPGRPTELVLDRAKAMRTLVEDVLEVARLDSASERAELQGVMLGEFVSRRVAAKDPAIEVRVIHESEVTTDPRRLERVLFNLLANAAKHGRPPIEVSVEGRVIRVRDHGPGFPEDLLADGPSRFRTGSSDRSGHGHGLGLTIAAGQARVLGARLTFRNIRPPGAPDHVPAEGAVAVLWLPEHAPTNTGSYPMLP; encoded by the coding sequence CTGGGGCGGGGACACGCGAGTGGTGGACGTCCATGTGCAGCGGCTGCGGCAGAAGATCGGCCAGGACCGCATCGAGACGGTCCGCGGCTTCGGCTACAAGTTGAAGGCCTGAGCGGGGCGGGCATGAGGGGGACCTTTCGACACCCGGCCGCGTCCGGCGCGGGGCACGCGGGCCTCACGGACTCGGCGGACATCGTGGGCCAGGCCGTGATCGGCCGTCCGGGCGCGCACGCGAGCAGACGTACGGGCAGCCGGGTCGCCCTTCGTACGGGCCTGAGGTGGAAGCTGAGCGCGGCGATCGCGCTGGTCGGCGCGCTCGTGGCGATCGTGCTGAGCCTGGTCGTGCACAACCAGGCCCGGGTCTCGATGCTGGACAGCGCGCGCGACCTCGCGGACGAGCGCGTCCAGATCGCCCAGCGCAGCTATGAGCAGTCCAAGCGGCTGAACTTCCCCAACGCCACGATCGACGACCCGGAGCTGCCGGTGGCACTGCGGGAGAAGGTCGAGGAGGGCCGGCGGGCGACGTATGTGACCGACACACCGAGCGGCGCGCCGGACATCTGGGCGGCCGTACCGCTCAACAACGGGCATGTGCTGTCGCTGCGCACCGGCTGGACCGACCGCAGTGAGCACATCCTGAACCGCCTCGACCAGGCCATGATCATCGGGTCCGTCTCGGTCGTGCTCGGCGGCAGCGCGCTCGGCGTGCTCATCGGCGGACAGCTGTCGCGCCGGCTGCGCAAGGCGGCGGCCGCGGCGAACCAGGTCGCGAGCGGGGAGCCGGACGTGCGGGTGCGGGACGCCATCGGGGGTGTCGTACGGGACGAGACCGACGACCTCGCGAGCGCGGTGGACGCCATGGCGGACACGTTGCAGCAGCGGCTGGAGGCGGAGCGCCGGGTCACCGCGGACATCGCGCACGAGCTGCGCACGCCGGTGACGGGACTCCTGACGGCAGCCGAACTCCTGCCCCCCGGCCGGCCCACGGAACTGGTCCTGGACCGGGCGAAGGCCATGCGCACGCTCGTCGAGGACGTGCTGGAGGTGGCCCGCCTGGACAGCGCCTCGGAGCGGGCCGAGTTGCAGGGCGTCATGCTGGGCGAGTTCGTCAGCCGGCGGGTGGCTGCGAAGGATCCCGCCATCGAGGTGCGGGTCATCCACGAGTCGGAGGTCACGACCGACCCGCGGCGTCTGGAGCGGGTGCTGTTCAACCTGCTGGCGAACGCGGCGAAGCACGGCAGGCCACCGATCGAGGTCAGCGTCGAGGGCCGGGTCATCCGGGTCCGCGACCACGGCCCCGGTTTCCCCGAGGACCTGCTCGCCGACGGCCCCAGCCGCTTCCGCACCGGCAGCAGCGACCGCTCGGGCCACGGCCACGGCCTCGGCCTGACGATCGCGGCAGGTCAGGCCCGGGTCCTCGGCGCCCGGCTGACCTTCCGCAACATCCGCCCGCCGGGCGCCCCCGACCATGTACCGGCGGAGGGCGCGGTAGCCGTCCTCTGGCTCCCGGAGCACGCGCCGACGAACACGGGGAGCTACCCGATGCTGCCGTAG